From a single Streptomyces sp. 1331.2 genomic region:
- a CDS encoding lytic transglycosylase domain-containing protein — protein MTARFGSTQGGRKLRVGKRVTGTAAAFAALAALTGSQVTGLGLAPVAVADTGPTNGAATQSAGSPLGSSPLGSSSPGIPGTFGTGVPADGGGTVQLPQPPGTLPGAPAAGPFAATGPALPATVFAAYRQAEASLAQRSPGCHLPWQLLAGIGQVESGQANGGQVDASGTLLQPILGPALDGNGFAAIPDTDGGRYDGDARWDRAVGPMQFIPSTWEAWGADANGDGKADPNNVFDAAEAAGRYLCAGGRDLADPAQLDRAVLSYNNSGEYLRTVRNWMAHFGSGTVATVPNRPGSPLPPVSLPSPFLPVAGGTTTGTGSTGTTPAPAPTPDPTAPVTPAPAPSPTAQPTTTPSPTTTPTPTGSPSPSATPTTTPTGTPTTTPTPTGTPTATPTACPDPSATATPTGTPTGTPTPTGSPSPSATATPTGTPTATPTATPTGIPGCPTPTPTATSTPGAPSAAPSTTPSASFSPAATPKG, from the coding sequence ATGACGGCGAGGTTCGGCAGTACCCAGGGCGGGCGCAAGCTCCGGGTCGGCAAGCGGGTCACGGGGACGGCCGCGGCCTTCGCCGCGCTGGCGGCGCTGACCGGCTCTCAGGTGACGGGCCTCGGACTCGCGCCGGTCGCGGTCGCCGACACCGGCCCGACGAACGGTGCCGCCACCCAGTCCGCCGGCTCCCCGCTCGGCAGCTCCCCGCTCGGCAGCTCCTCGCCCGGCATACCCGGCACCTTCGGCACCGGTGTCCCGGCCGACGGCGGCGGCACCGTCCAGCTCCCGCAGCCGCCCGGCACGCTGCCCGGCGCACCCGCCGCCGGCCCGTTCGCGGCCACCGGGCCCGCGCTGCCCGCCACGGTCTTCGCCGCCTACCGCCAGGCCGAGGCCTCGCTGGCGCAGCGCTCCCCCGGCTGCCACCTGCCCTGGCAGCTGCTCGCGGGGATCGGCCAGGTCGAGTCCGGCCAGGCCAACGGCGGCCAGGTGGACGCCTCGGGCACGCTCCTGCAGCCGATCCTCGGCCCGGCCCTGGACGGCAACGGCTTCGCCGCGATACCCGACACCGACGGCGGCCGCTACGACGGTGACGCCCGCTGGGACCGCGCCGTCGGCCCGATGCAGTTCATCCCGTCCACCTGGGAAGCCTGGGGCGCGGACGCCAACGGCGACGGCAAGGCCGACCCGAACAACGTCTTCGACGCCGCCGAGGCCGCCGGGCGCTACCTGTGCGCGGGCGGCCGCGACCTCGCCGACCCGGCGCAGCTCGACCGGGCGGTGCTCAGCTACAACAACTCGGGCGAGTACCTGCGGACGGTCCGCAACTGGATGGCCCACTTCGGCAGCGGCACGGTGGCCACCGTCCCGAACCGCCCGGGCTCCCCACTGCCGCCCGTCTCGCTGCCCTCGCCCTTCCTCCCGGTCGCCGGCGGCACCACCACGGGCACCGGCAGCACCGGCACGACGCCCGCTCCGGCTCCCACGCCGGACCCGACCGCGCCGGTCACCCCCGCCCCGGCCCCGTCGCCGACCGCGCAGCCGACGACCACCCCGAGCCCCACCACGACGCCCACGCCCACCGGTTCACCGTCGCCGAGCGCCACCCCGACGACCACCCCGACCGGGACGCCGACCACGACCCCGACGCCCACCGGTACCCCGACGGCGACGCCCACGGCCTGCCCGGACCCGTCGGCCACGGCCACGCCCACCGGCACCCCGACCGGAACGCCCACCCCGACGGGCTCCCCGTCGCCCAGCGCCACGGCAACCCCCACCGGCACCCCGACGGCGACGCCCACGGCCACGCCCACCGGCATCCCCGGTTGTCCGACGCCCACCCCGACGGCGACGAGCACCCCGGGAGCCCCGAGCGCAGCGCCCAGCACCACCCCCAGCGCCTCGTTCTCGCCTGCGGCCACCCCGAAGGGCTGA
- a CDS encoding NAD(P)-dependent oxidoreductase: MRITVFGATGNVGSRIVTEALARGHEVTAVVRDPAKPHGLPAEVTLTVGDAGNPEDVTRISADQDAVLTATRPSPGREHELSVTTKGLLAGIAGTGVRLLAVGGAGSLIVPGADGATLVETPGFPAEVRPIALACGEQLDLYRAAGEDVDWTYLSPAALLEPGVRTGRFRLGRDELLVDTEGNSAISMEDLAVALLDEVERPAHRRARFTVAY; this comes from the coding sequence ATGCGCATCACCGTGTTCGGCGCCACCGGCAACGTCGGCAGCCGGATCGTCACCGAGGCCCTCGCCCGCGGCCACGAGGTCACCGCCGTCGTCCGGGACCCGGCCAAGCCGCACGGCCTGCCGGCCGAGGTCACCCTCACCGTCGGCGACGCCGGCAACCCCGAGGACGTGACCCGGATATCCGCCGACCAGGACGCGGTGCTCACCGCCACCCGCCCGTCGCCGGGCCGCGAGCACGAACTGTCCGTGACCACCAAGGGTCTGCTCGCGGGCATCGCCGGTACGGGCGTGCGGCTGCTGGCCGTCGGCGGCGCCGGCAGCCTCATCGTCCCCGGCGCCGACGGGGCGACCCTGGTGGAGACCCCCGGCTTCCCCGCCGAGGTCCGGCCGATCGCCCTGGCCTGCGGCGAGCAGCTGGACCTCTACCGCGCCGCCGGCGAGGACGTCGACTGGACGTACCTGAGCCCGGCCGCGCTGCTCGAACCCGGCGTGCGCACCGGCCGCTTCCGCCTCGGGCGCGACGAGCTGCTGGTCGACACCGAGGGCAACTCGGCGATCTCCATGGAGGACCTGGCCGTCGCCCTCCTCGACGAGGTCGAACGGCCCGCCCACCGCCGGGCCCGGTTCACCGTCGCCTACTGA
- a CDS encoding methyltransferase domain-containing protein → MTTETALPDKQDRYESKNYVHGYSDTEAQRLGDQADTLAWLLHTGTAYPAGSRVLEAGCGVGAQTVHLLAASPGVLLTAADLSAESLAQARARVAEQVPGADVAWHHGDLHRLPFPDASFDHVFLCFVLEHLPDPAAGLASLRRVLRPGGTITVIEGDHGSAFFHPESPAARRTIDHLVRLQAGAGGDGLLGRRLHPLLTAAGFADVTVRPRTVYVDGSRPALVEGFTRRTFVAMVEAVRSEALAAGLTTPEEFDRGIAELRRAAEPGGTFHYAFFKAVAVNP, encoded by the coding sequence ATGACCACGGAAACGGCACTGCCCGACAAGCAGGACAGGTACGAAAGCAAGAACTACGTCCACGGCTACTCGGACACCGAGGCGCAGCGCCTCGGCGACCAGGCGGACACCCTCGCCTGGCTGCTGCACACGGGCACGGCGTACCCGGCGGGCAGCCGGGTGTTGGAGGCGGGCTGCGGGGTGGGGGCGCAGACGGTGCACCTGCTGGCCGCCAGCCCCGGCGTGCTGCTGACCGCCGCGGACCTCTCGGCGGAGTCGCTGGCCCAGGCCCGCGCCCGGGTGGCGGAGCAGGTGCCCGGCGCGGACGTGGCCTGGCACCACGGCGACCTGCACCGACTGCCCTTCCCGGACGCCTCGTTCGACCACGTCTTCCTCTGCTTCGTGCTGGAGCACCTGCCCGATCCGGCGGCCGGGCTGGCGTCGCTGCGGCGGGTGCTGCGGCCGGGCGGGACGATCACGGTGATCGAGGGCGACCACGGCTCGGCGTTCTTCCACCCGGAGAGCCCGGCGGCCCGCCGGACGATCGACCACCTGGTCCGTCTCCAGGCCGGGGCGGGCGGCGACGGCCTGCTCGGCCGCCGCCTCCACCCGCTGCTGACGGCGGCCGGTTTCGCGGACGTGACGGTCCGCCCGAGGACCGTCTACGTCGACGGCTCCCGCCCGGCCCTGGTGGAGGGCTTCACCCGGCGGACCTTCGTCGCCATGGTCGAGGCCGTCCGGTCGGAGGCGCTGGCCGCCGGCCTGACCACCCCGGAGGAGTTCGACCGGGGCATCGCCGAGCTGCGCCGCGCCGCCGAGCCGGGCGGGACGTTCCACTACGCCTTCTTCAAGGCCGTCGCGGTCAACCCCTGA
- a CDS encoding DUF6126 family protein: MSSSAGDSTSTSNSTSTSDSTSDEKKRRKAMLIRAGIYIFATHLFAGFVLLLFALGGRK, from the coding sequence ATGAGCAGCAGCGCGGGCGACAGCACCAGCACCAGCAACAGCACCAGTACGAGCGACAGCACGAGCGACGAGAAGAAGCGCCGCAAGGCGATGCTGATCCGTGCGGGCATCTACATCTTCGCCACGCACCTGTTCGCCGGCTTCGTGCTGCTGCTGTTCGCGCTCGGCGGCCGGAAGTAG
- the pdxR gene encoding MocR-like pyridoxine biosynthesis transcription factor PdxR → MNRSKAAASDRSKETGADFLQLDTADAPPGGLTDWLARRLREAVADGRLPAGSRLPASRVLAAELGVSRGVVTDAYRRLAEEGQVAGYGRGGTVVVARPAPPAVPPAPRSDAPALFRDHPGPAVWDQLRAAPARIDLTPGVPDLAAFPRAAWLRAERAVLDGLAASDLGYGDVRGTPALREAVAHWLARNRGIRADPEEVLIVAGTAQALALLGRALGQEGITEVAVEDPGSLGARQHLAHWLAATPSVPVDAEGVRVDALRATGAPAVLLTPAHQYPTGVVLGGDRRRELLRWAAEGGLVIEDDYDAEHRYDRPPVPALRAALPDRVCYAGSISKLLAPALRTGWLLVPARLRDAVLDAKRFADLGNPALPQLVLARLMESGELDRHLRLLRRRHRRRRDAVIAAIRTHLPGATVHGAAAGLHLMLTLPEDIGCTDAELAAAALARGVKVQPLSWHARLPYPPGLVLGYAAGSPPETAEGIAVLGELVRLAG, encoded by the coding sequence GTGAACAGGTCCAAAGCCGCCGCATCGGACAGGTCCAAAGAGACCGGTGCCGACTTCCTCCAGCTCGACACCGCCGACGCCCCGCCCGGCGGCCTCACCGACTGGCTCGCCCGCCGGCTGCGCGAGGCGGTCGCCGACGGGCGGCTCCCGGCCGGCAGTCGACTGCCCGCCAGCCGGGTGCTGGCGGCCGAACTCGGCGTCTCCCGCGGGGTGGTGACCGACGCCTACCGGCGCCTCGCCGAGGAGGGGCAGGTCGCCGGGTACGGGCGGGGCGGCACCGTCGTGGTCGCGCGCCCGGCTCCTCCCGCCGTGCCGCCCGCTCCGCGCTCCGACGCCCCCGCCCTCTTCCGGGACCACCCCGGCCCCGCCGTGTGGGACCAGCTGCGCGCCGCCCCCGCCCGGATCGACCTCACCCCCGGCGTGCCCGACCTCGCGGCGTTCCCCCGCGCCGCCTGGCTGCGCGCCGAACGCGCCGTCCTCGACGGCCTCGCCGCCTCCGACCTGGGTTACGGCGACGTCCGCGGCACCCCCGCGCTGCGCGAGGCGGTCGCCCACTGGCTCGCCCGCAACCGGGGCATCCGCGCCGATCCCGAGGAGGTGCTGATCGTCGCCGGGACGGCCCAGGCGCTGGCCCTGCTCGGCCGCGCCCTCGGACAGGAGGGCATCACCGAGGTCGCGGTCGAGGACCCGGGCTCGCTCGGCGCGCGCCAGCACCTCGCCCACTGGCTCGCCGCCACCCCGTCCGTCCCGGTCGACGCCGAGGGCGTCCGGGTCGACGCCCTGCGCGCCACCGGCGCCCCGGCGGTCCTGCTCACCCCCGCCCACCAGTACCCGACCGGGGTCGTCCTCGGCGGCGACCGCCGGCGCGAACTGCTGCGCTGGGCGGCCGAGGGCGGTCTGGTGATCGAGGACGACTACGACGCCGAGCACCGCTACGACCGCCCGCCCGTGCCCGCGCTCCGGGCCGCCCTGCCGGACCGGGTCTGCTACGCGGGCAGCATCTCCAAGCTGCTCGCCCCCGCCCTGCGCACCGGCTGGCTGCTGGTGCCCGCCCGCCTGCGGGACGCCGTCCTCGACGCCAAGCGCTTCGCCGACCTCGGCAATCCGGCGCTGCCGCAGCTGGTCCTGGCCCGGCTGATGGAATCCGGTGAACTCGACCGCCACCTACGGCTGTTGCGCCGCCGCCACCGCCGTCGCCGGGATGCCGTGATCGCCGCCATCCGCACCCACCTCCCGGGCGCCACGGTCCACGGCGCGGCCGCCGGTCTCCACCTGATGCTGACCCTGCCGGAGGACATCGGCTGCACGGACGCCGAGTTGGCCGCCGCCGCACTGGCCCGGGGCGTCAAGGTCCAGCCCCTGTCCTGGCACGCCCGCCTCCCGTACCCGCCGGGTCTGGTCCTCGGCTACGCGGCGGGCTCGCCGCCGGAGACGGCCGAAGGCATCGCCGTCCTGGGGGAGTTGGTCCGGCTCGCGGGGTGA
- a CDS encoding ArsR/SmtB family transcription factor has translation MPVPLYQAKAEFFRTLGHPVRIRVLELLQDGPRPVRELLAEIEVEPSNLSQQLAVLRRTQLVTATREGNTVVYALSTPDVAELLRAARRILTELITDQGALLTELRASGVRQPR, from the coding sequence ATGCCGGTCCCGCTGTACCAGGCCAAGGCGGAGTTCTTCCGCACCCTCGGCCACCCCGTGCGCATCCGCGTCCTGGAACTGCTCCAGGACGGACCCCGGCCGGTGCGCGAGCTGCTGGCGGAGATCGAGGTCGAGCCGTCCAACCTCTCCCAGCAGCTCGCGGTGCTGCGCCGCACCCAGCTGGTCACGGCCACCCGGGAGGGCAACACGGTGGTGTACGCGCTCAGCACCCCGGACGTCGCCGAGCTGCTGCGCGCGGCACGGCGGATCCTGACCGAACTGATCACCGACCAGGGCGCGCTGCTCACCGAGCTGCGCGCGTCCGGCGTCCGGCAGCCGCGCTGA
- a CDS encoding glycoside hydrolase family 3 N-terminal domain-containing protein, with translation MAPLRRVARFGVMLAVLGVSLGPVPLGTASEVRPTHTERTVTMAAQAPEDSRTLAGRRIVLSYAGPTPPPGVLQTIREGRAAGVILFGQNITGPEQLAEAVAELKQAAAEAPHPHALLLMTDQEGGKVRRLRGAPELSARRTGQAPNPVAAAAESGLGAARTLTDAGLNLNLAPVLDVFDTPDNFIDHSERSYSQDPSAVGQLGTAFLAAQQGLGVAATAKHFPGLGAAARAENTDERPVTLDLPLERIRDRDEAPYRAAIAAGVRLVMASWAVYPALDPERPAGLSPAVIKGELRDRLGFDGVTVTDAMEAGALVPFGDTGERAVAAAEAGMDLLLCSARDPQQAEDATEALAAALDSGRLDRAAFTTAVARIDALRASLD, from the coding sequence ATGGCCCCGCTCCGGCGAGTCGCCCGGTTCGGGGTGATGCTCGCGGTCCTGGGGGTCTCCCTCGGGCCCGTTCCGCTCGGAACGGCCTCCGAGGTGCGCCCCACCCACACCGAGAGGACCGTCACCATGGCAGCCCAGGCCCCGGAGGACTCCCGCACCCTCGCCGGACGGCGGATCGTCCTCTCGTACGCAGGGCCGACCCCGCCGCCCGGAGTGCTGCAGACCATCCGGGAGGGCCGGGCGGCCGGGGTGATCCTCTTCGGCCAGAACATCACCGGCCCCGAACAGCTGGCCGAGGCCGTCGCCGAGCTCAAGCAGGCGGCGGCCGAGGCACCGCACCCGCACGCGCTGCTGCTGATGACCGACCAGGAGGGCGGCAAGGTCCGTCGGCTGCGCGGTGCCCCCGAACTCTCCGCCCGCCGCACCGGCCAGGCCCCGAACCCGGTGGCCGCCGCGGCGGAATCCGGCCTCGGCGCCGCCCGGACGCTCACCGACGCCGGGCTCAACCTCAACCTCGCCCCGGTGCTCGACGTCTTCGACACCCCGGACAACTTCATCGACCACTCCGAGCGCTCCTACAGTCAGGACCCGTCCGCGGTGGGCCAGTTGGGCACTGCCTTCCTCGCCGCCCAGCAGGGCCTCGGGGTCGCCGCGACCGCCAAGCACTTCCCGGGCCTCGGTGCCGCCGCCCGCGCCGAGAACACGGACGAGCGCCCGGTCACCCTCGACCTCCCGCTGGAGCGGATCCGGGACCGCGACGAGGCTCCCTACCGGGCCGCCATCGCGGCGGGCGTACGGCTGGTGATGGCCTCCTGGGCGGTCTACCCGGCACTGGACCCGGAGCGCCCGGCCGGCCTGTCGCCCGCCGTCATCAAGGGCGAACTCCGCGACCGGCTCGGCTTCGACGGCGTGACCGTCACCGACGCCATGGAGGCCGGCGCCCTCGTCCCCTTCGGTGACACCGGTGAGCGCGCGGTGGCCGCCGCCGAGGCGGGCATGGACCTGCTGCTCTGCTCCGCCCGCGACCCGCAGCAGGCCGAGGACGCCACCGAAGCCCTGGCCGCCGCCCTCGACTCCGGCCGCCTCGACCGCGCCGCCTTCACCACCGCCGTCGCCCGCATCGACGCCCTGCGCGCCTCCCTCGACTGA
- a CDS encoding TerD family protein, which produces MSVSLAKGQKISLEKPGGGQLSLVRMGLGWRAAERKGFLAKLLAAGREIDLDASAVLFAQGRPVDVVFFQHLTSNDGSVRHSGDNLVGGAGDATDDESITVDLTTVSAEVDQILFTVNSFTGQTFQEVEAAFCRLVDETTGAELARYTLTGGGPYTAQIMAKVQRMGTGWQMTAIGQPASGRTFQDLMPELVKHL; this is translated from the coding sequence ATGAGCGTTTCGCTGGCCAAGGGGCAGAAGATCAGCCTGGAGAAGCCGGGCGGTGGACAGTTGAGCCTGGTCCGGATGGGCCTCGGCTGGAGGGCGGCGGAGCGCAAGGGCTTCCTGGCCAAGCTGCTCGCCGCCGGCCGGGAGATCGACCTGGACGCCTCGGCCGTGCTGTTCGCCCAGGGACGGCCGGTGGACGTGGTCTTCTTCCAGCACCTGACCAGCAACGACGGGTCGGTGCGGCACAGCGGGGACAACCTGGTCGGCGGCGCCGGTGACGCGACCGACGACGAGTCGATCACGGTCGACCTGACCACGGTGTCGGCGGAGGTCGACCAGATCCTCTTCACCGTCAACTCCTTCACCGGCCAGACCTTCCAGGAGGTCGAGGCGGCCTTCTGCCGGCTCGTGGACGAGACCACCGGCGCCGAGCTGGCCCGCTACACGCTCACCGGCGGCGGCCCGTACACGGCGCAGATCATGGCCAAGGTGCAGCGCATGGGCACCGGTTGGCAGATGACCGCGATCGGCCAGCCGGCCAGCGGGCGGACCTTCCAGGACCTGATGCCGGAGCTGGTCAAGCACCTCTGA
- a CDS encoding VOC family protein: MATRLVQINMKAQDDAALGRFWAEALGWGVDSEGPGVTNLEPVGFAYPDPAAVCIDLVARPEAKTAKNRVHLDLATTSTAHQAELVARLKDLGATLADVGQGDVPWTVMADPEGNEFCVLEPREIYRDTGPIAAVVVDCTDPRAMARFWGEAMDWTVHEVDDDHATMRSSHGVGPYLEFIRTPDTKSGWNRVHLDIRPYRGDDPAAEEARLRALGASDPGIDQSAISWRILTDPEGNEFCLLSPL; encoded by the coding sequence ATGGCAACACGACTCGTACAGATCAACATGAAGGCCCAGGACGACGCCGCGCTCGGCCGGTTCTGGGCCGAGGCACTCGGTTGGGGGGTCGACAGCGAGGGCCCCGGCGTGACCAACCTCGAACCGGTCGGCTTCGCCTACCCCGACCCCGCGGCCGTCTGCATCGATCTCGTCGCCCGCCCGGAAGCCAAGACGGCGAAGAACCGGGTGCACCTCGACCTGGCCACCACCTCGACCGCCCATCAGGCGGAGCTGGTCGCGCGCCTGAAGGACCTCGGCGCGACGCTCGCCGACGTGGGGCAGGGCGACGTCCCCTGGACGGTCATGGCCGACCCGGAGGGCAACGAGTTCTGCGTCCTGGAGCCCCGGGAGATCTACCGGGACACCGGGCCGATCGCCGCGGTGGTGGTCGACTGCACCGACCCGCGGGCGATGGCCCGGTTCTGGGGCGAGGCCATGGACTGGACGGTGCACGAGGTCGACGACGACCACGCGACCATGCGTTCCTCCCACGGCGTCGGCCCCTACCTGGAGTTCATCCGCACCCCCGACACCAAGAGCGGGTGGAACCGCGTCCACCTGGACATCAGGCCCTACCGCGGCGACGACCCGGCAGCCGAGGAGGCCAGGCTGCGCGCCCTGGGCGCCTCCGACCCGGGCATCGACCAGTCCGCCATCTCGTGGCGGATCCTGACCGACCCGGAGGGCAACGAGTTCTGCCTGCTCAGCCCCCTGTAG
- a CDS encoding alpha/beta hydrolase, with amino-acid sequence MTNTATPATTATTATAASPATTNPATAATASRTRRAALAVAAAVLAGLALPATTATADSARDPGDADPAPARYTHQTLDWQPCAKQPALDCATMTTPRDWHHPGVGADLTIAVSRHRATDPAARRGTLLLAAGGPGASGLLRPAGLANSAPAVGAAYDIVGFDQRGVGESTKAVCQSQAEFDDFLAGDYRDQSPAAIDRVITNSKKLAASCQEHSGDLIPYLNTEQTARDIDLFRGLLGERKLSYDGPSYASMIGAYYGALFPHRVDRMVLDSNIGFEGTWEKFQLGQPMSFQRRFDEDFLPWLAAQDATYHWGTTPEQVRTHWEQRRAALHDAPIVEGSVTIGPNQWDNVAISAIYEAENFPVLARLLTTVDNWQSADPTTRTAAAKAFSGYLSPDFLAEYFSVTCNDTPWTRDLDSWVQRGAENTARWPLVGARSLAFGAVCASWPVAPAPKVKVTGAHLPATLMLNSVHDPATYYEAALGAHRALRGSRLVTVTGSGDHGQYPGSNPCVTDVVERYLLDGEAPAHDLTCATPQTS; translated from the coding sequence GTGACGAACACCGCAACGCCCGCAACGACCGCAACGACCGCCACGGCGGCGAGCCCCGCAACGACGAACCCCGCAACGGCGGCCACCGCCTCCCGGACCCGGCGCGCCGCGCTGGCCGTGGCCGCTGCCGTGCTCGCCGGTCTCGCCCTGCCGGCCACCACCGCCACCGCCGACAGCGCCCGCGACCCGGGCGACGCCGACCCGGCCCCCGCCCGCTACACCCACCAGACCCTGGACTGGCAGCCCTGCGCCAAGCAGCCCGCCCTGGACTGCGCCACCATGACCACCCCGCGGGACTGGCACCACCCCGGCGTCGGGGCCGACCTCACCATCGCCGTCTCCCGGCACCGCGCCACCGACCCGGCCGCACGCAGGGGCACCCTGCTGCTCGCGGCCGGCGGCCCCGGCGCCTCGGGCCTGCTGCGCCCGGCCGGGCTGGCGAACTCCGCCCCGGCCGTCGGCGCCGCGTACGACATCGTGGGCTTCGACCAGCGCGGCGTCGGCGAGAGCACCAAGGCGGTCTGCCAGAGCCAGGCGGAGTTCGATGACTTCCTGGCCGGCGACTACCGCGACCAGTCCCCCGCCGCGATCGACCGCGTCATCACCAACTCCAAGAAGCTGGCTGCCAGTTGCCAGGAGCACAGCGGCGACCTGATCCCCTACCTGAACACCGAGCAGACCGCCCGCGACATCGACCTGTTCCGCGGCCTGCTCGGCGAGCGCAAGCTCAGCTACGACGGACCGTCCTACGCCTCGATGATCGGCGCCTACTACGGGGCGCTCTTCCCGCACCGGGTCGACCGGATGGTGCTGGACAGCAACATCGGCTTCGAGGGCACCTGGGAGAAGTTCCAGCTCGGCCAGCCGATGAGCTTCCAGCGCCGCTTCGACGAGGACTTCCTGCCCTGGCTCGCGGCCCAGGACGCCACCTACCACTGGGGGACGACGCCGGAGCAGGTGCGGACGCACTGGGAACAGCGGCGGGCCGCCCTGCACGACGCGCCCATCGTCGAGGGTTCGGTGACGATCGGCCCCAACCAGTGGGACAACGTGGCCATCTCGGCGATCTACGAGGCCGAGAACTTCCCCGTCCTCGCCCGGCTCCTGACCACCGTCGACAACTGGCAGAGCGCCGACCCCACCACCAGGACGGCCGCCGCCAAGGCCTTCAGCGGCTACCTCAGCCCGGACTTCCTCGCCGAGTACTTCTCGGTCACCTGCAACGACACCCCGTGGACCAGGGACCTGGACAGCTGGGTGCAACGCGGCGCCGAGAACACCGCCCGCTGGCCGCTGGTGGGCGCCCGGTCGCTCGCCTTCGGCGCGGTCTGCGCGTCCTGGCCGGTCGCCCCGGCGCCCAAGGTGAAGGTCACGGGCGCCCACCTGCCGGCCACGCTGATGCTCAACTCGGTGCACGACCCGGCGACGTACTACGAGGCGGCGCTCGGTGCCCACCGCGCGCTGCGCGGCTCGCGGCTGGTCACCGTCACCGGGAGCGGGGACCACGGCCAGTACCCCGGGTCCAACCCCTGCGTCACCGATGTCGTGGAGCGCTACCTGCTGGACGGTGAGGCACCCGCCCACGACCTCACCTGCGCCACGCCGCAGACGAGTTGA
- a CDS encoding EamA family transporter: MLRHRLAIVLMTALAPAVWGTTYFVTTEFLPPHRPLLAAVIRCLPAGLLLIALTRRLPQGSWWWRSLVLGALNIGAFQALLFIAAYRLPGGIAATVGAVQPLITAGLSAAVLGDRLTLRTVLSGIAGVAGVSLLVLRAGARLDALGLAAAVGSAVVMAAGIVLSKRWVSPAPLLATTGWQLTTGGLLLVPVTLLTEGAPPSHYSTGNVLGYAYLCLIGAAFTYALWFRGLKVLPPTSVSFLGLLSPVVATGLGWLALGQDLSPLQALGALVVLGSLVVAQTRRPRTDARSAPEASDASEASAPATPPVRPTPPVRENA, translated from the coding sequence GTGCTAAGACATCGCCTCGCCATCGTCCTGATGACGGCCCTCGCCCCCGCCGTCTGGGGGACGACGTACTTCGTCACCACCGAGTTCCTGCCGCCCCACCGCCCGCTCCTCGCCGCCGTCATCCGCTGCTTACCCGCCGGGCTGCTGCTGATCGCCCTCACCCGCCGACTTCCGCAGGGCAGCTGGTGGTGGCGTTCACTGGTCCTCGGCGCACTCAACATCGGCGCCTTCCAGGCCCTGCTCTTCATCGCCGCCTACCGCCTTCCCGGCGGCATCGCGGCCACCGTCGGCGCCGTCCAGCCGCTGATCACCGCCGGGCTCTCGGCCGCGGTCCTCGGGGACCGCCTCACCCTGCGCACCGTGCTGTCCGGCATCGCGGGCGTGGCGGGCGTGAGTCTGCTGGTCCTGCGGGCCGGCGCCCGGCTGGACGCGCTCGGGCTGGCCGCCGCGGTCGGCAGTGCAGTGGTGATGGCCGCCGGCATCGTGCTGTCCAAGCGCTGGGTCTCCCCCGCGCCGCTGCTCGCCACCACCGGGTGGCAACTCACCACCGGCGGGCTGCTGTTGGTGCCGGTGACGCTGCTCACCGAAGGCGCACCGCCGTCCCACTACAGCACCGGGAACGTGCTCGGCTACGCCTACCTCTGCCTGATCGGCGCGGCCTTCACCTACGCGCTGTGGTTCCGAGGGCTGAAGGTGCTCCCGCCGACCTCGGTCTCCTTCCTCGGGCTGCTCAGCCCGGTGGTCGCCACCGGGCTCGGCTGGCTGGCGCTCGGCCAGGACCTCAGCCCGCTGCAGGCGCTCGGCGCGCTGGTCGTGCTCGGCTCGCTCGTCGTCGCCCAGACCCGACGGCCCCGCACCGACGCCCGGTCGGCGCCGGAGGCATCGGATGCTTCGGAGGCCTCCGCGCCCGCCACACCGCCCGTGCGGCCCACGCCGCCCGTACGCGAGAACGCCTGA
- a CDS encoding MarR family winged helix-turn-helix transcriptional regulator, producing MADHVDRVVAQWAAERPDLDVSPMEVFGRLKRLYRLVDVALNRTFAEHGLDAASFDVLATLKRNGPPYRLTPTGLMQSAMVTSGAITQRLDRLEARGLVTRTRSDQDGRSREVALTPEGHALIDRALPDHLANEFRLLEGLDDERTAALVDAMRALLVALGDNSD from the coding sequence GTGGCAGATCATGTGGACCGCGTAGTCGCGCAGTGGGCCGCCGAGCGCCCCGACCTGGACGTCTCCCCGATGGAGGTGTTCGGCCGGCTGAAGCGCCTCTACCGCCTGGTGGACGTGGCGCTCAACCGCACCTTCGCCGAGCACGGCCTGGACGCCGCCTCCTTCGACGTCCTCGCCACCCTCAAGCGCAACGGCCCGCCCTACCGCCTCACCCCGACCGGCCTGATGCAGTCCGCCATGGTCACCTCCGGTGCCATCACCCAGCGCCTGGACCGGCTGGAGGCCCGCGGACTGGTCACCCGGACCCGCAGCGACCAGGACGGCCGCAGCCGCGAGGTGGCCCTCACCCCCGAGGGCCACGCCCTGATCGATCGCGCCCTGCCCGACCACCTGGCCAACGAGTTCCGTCTCCTCGAAGGCCTCGACGACGAGCGCACCGCCGCCCTGGTCGACGCCATGCGCGCCCTGCTGGTGGCCCTCGGGGACAACTCGGATTGA